The following coding sequences lie in one Zingiber officinale cultivar Zhangliang chromosome 2B, Zo_v1.1, whole genome shotgun sequence genomic window:
- the LOC122049137 gene encoding uncharacterized protein LOC122049137 — MNRARRFLQWSDAACTARYDSATRIEHCYYLLDDMIEAMPTKECIDCLKLNLYVDGRETELRPKIMHRMRRAETARDEEASYSSRAAAHPSQVQQMAARFCVPFVAGPRRRDALPDEHVEGVRLGGHDKFWSTEIFFGRVWPSRGDVAGR, encoded by the exons ATGAATCGAGCGAGAAGGTTCCTCCAATGGTCGGATGCTGCCTGTACTGCACGCTATGATTCTGCAACGAGAATAG AGCATTGCTACTACTTGCTCGACGACATGATCGAAGCAATGCCAACAAAGGAATGTATTGATTGTTTAAAACTCAATCTATACGTCGACGGAAGAGAAACAGAACTCCGGCCGAAAATAATGCACCGAATGAGACGAGCAGAGACGGCAAGGGATGAGGAGGCTTCTTATTCCAGTCGCGCCGCGGCTCACCCTTCACAGGTGCAGCAGATGGCGGCGCGGTTCTGTGTGCCCTTTGTTGCTGGGCCCCGACGGCGGGATGCGCTTCCTGACGAACACGTGGAAGGCGTCCGCCTCGGCGGCCACGATAAGTTTTGGAGCACGGAGATCTTCTTCGGCAGGGTGTGGCCGAGCCGAGGAGACGTCGCCGGCCGTTAG